One genomic segment of Clavelina lepadiformis chromosome 3, kaClaLepa1.1, whole genome shotgun sequence includes these proteins:
- the LOC143449764 gene encoding beta-1,3-galactosyltransferase 5-like, translating into MQISIKWNFFVISFAFVASLLFINAIVSKQRESGCGKMMSKDTKNTWEEKILGTNFITNKIRIRDILTILPNPDPILNNIKPNRGILMLNASVAKRYMTRRKDFAVLRDQQKVDPTTSKAIKLIENLDEAWNLPDFFFAPDREKFGSGDNDGCYRPPKRREKWGMIIVVKSDVVNVDVRNAIRESWGSVSKIDEVSLEVVFLLAKAHSEQIQSKISTESDQYGDILQINLKKSTGIYPDRSIAGMHWAVKHFPPNYLFTTVDENIAVNLGTVVEYLSYHVRQMPEVDGRGCMTSNIFPFLCGLSFRQHDIVSRDPKYPWSLSPELYPPEFLPPHCQGAFYSTSVSTCQLIVDAAMTSVRIPNDAVWITGILRQKLGLGPNTITGENVMVEDGDVPMLSALSGEVPKQIRFHWKMHRPGLKLRKVLIRFR; encoded by the exons ATGCAAATCTCAATAAAATGGaacttttttgtaatttccTTCGCTTTTGTTGCGTCATTGTTGTTCATCAATGCGATTGTTAGCAAACAAAGAGAAAGCGGTTGTGGCAA AATGATGTCAAAAGACACGAAGAATACTTGGGAGGAAAAAATTCTTGGCACGAACTTTATCACAAATAAAATACGTATTCGGGATATTTTGACAATCCTACCGAACCCGGACCCGATCTTGAACAATATCAAACCGAACAGAGGAATCCTTATGCTGAATGCTTCCGTTGCTAAGCGGTATATGACGCGGCGAAAGGATTTTGCGGTTCTAAGGGATCAGCAAAAAGTTGACCCCACAACTTCCAAAGccataaaattaattgaaaatctCGACGAAGCGTGGAATTTACCGGACTTCTTTTTTGCTCCAGATCGTGAAAAGTTCGGGTCCGGTGACAACGACGGGTGTTACCGACCCCCGA AACGGCGAGAAAAATGGGGAATGATAATAGTTGTCAAATCGGACGTCGTGAATGTGGATGTTCGAAACGCGATTCGGGAATCTTGGGGTTCAGTTTCCAAAATAGACGAGGTCTCACTCGAAGTTGTTTTCCTTCTGGCCAAAGCTCATTCTGAACAAATTCAAAGTAAAATATCGACCGAAAGCGACCAATACGGCGATATTCTTCAAATTAACTTGAAAAAATCAACAGG GATCTACCCGGACCGTTCCATCGCCGGCATGCATTGGGCTGTCAAGCATTTCCCGCCAAATTACCTCTTCACAACGgttgatgaaaacattgcggtTAATCTCGGAACAGTCGTAGAGTACCTCAGCTATCACGTGCGTCAGATGCCCGAGGTGGACGGGCGGGGGTGTATGACGTCAAACATTTTTCCTTTCCTTTGTGGTCTCAGCTTCAGGCAGCACGACATCGTATCGCGAGACCCCAAGTACCCCTGGTCGCTCAGCCCTGAACTTTACCCCCCTGAATTTCTGCCCCCGCATTGTCAGGGGGCTTTTTACAGCACGTCTGTTTCTACCTGTCAACTGATCGTTGACGCAGCGATGACGTCAGTGCGCATACCGAATGACGCGGTATGGATAACGGGAATTTTGAGACAGAAACTGGGTCTAGGTCCCAACACTATAACTGGTGAAAATGTGATGGTGGAGGACGGAGATGTCCCGATGCTGTCCGCATTATCAGGGGAAGTCCCCAAGCAGATACGTTTCCATTGGAAGATGCACAGACCGGGCTTGAAACTGAGAAAAGTTTTGATAAGATTTCGGTGA
- the LOC143449447 gene encoding fibrinogen C domain-containing protein 1-like yields MKLIIKFLLLIFYVTMTYTQQCRQVTTTVCDDVIMKRLQDLEDLMNRLLTSCNRTTLFTTTPEVPERPTSCSTSSVNGKQLLKSGEEVVCEDGWTVFQRRFDGSVNFQVGWDDYVQGFGDKNGEFWLGLQKIYEMTRCGGCELHIQLTSFDNETAHANYSSFSIGTPKYDFILNLKGYSGTAGDSLTISHNYFPFSTFDAEHGSNGRVNCAARFGRGSGGWWFYTCGSSALNAAWGPSEGFLHNIIWKSWKGSNEALKGTKMMLRCD; encoded by the exons ATGAAACTGataataaaatttcttctCTTGATCTTTTACGTCACTATGACGTATACACAACAATGTCGTCAAGTGACAACCACCGTgtgtgatgacgtcatcatgaaACGGTTGCAAG ACTTGGAAGATTTGATGAATCGCTTGCTTACGTCATGTAATAGGACTACGTTATTCACCACAACACCAGAAGTACCAGAGCGTCCTACCTCATGCTCTACGTCATCAGTTAATGGAAAGCAGCTTTTAAAGTCCGGTGAAGAAGTGGTTTGTGAAGATGGGTGGACG GTTTTCCAGCGAAGATTTGACGGGAGTGTCAACTTCCAGGTGGGATGGGACGATTATGTGCAAGGGTTCGGAGATAAAAATGGTGAATTTTGGCTCG GACTTCAAAAGATTTATGAAATGACTCGGTGCGGCGGATGCGAACTCCACATACAACTGACTTCCTTCGATAATGAGACTGCTCACGCAAATTACTC ttCGTTTTCCATTGGAACGCCCAAATATGATTTCATTCTCAACTTGAAAGGTTACTCCGGAACAGCGGGGGACAGTTTGACGATTTCACACAATTATTTCCCCTTCTCGACCTTCGACGCTGAACACGGTTCAAACGG GAGGGTGAATTGCGCTGCACGCTTCGGAAGAGGAAGTGGAGGATGGTGGTTTTACACATGTGGCAGCTCAGCACTCAATGCAGCTTGGGGTCCCTCGGAGGGGTTTCTGCATAACATAATCTGGAAATCCTGGAAAGGATCAAATGAAGCACTTAAAGGCACGAAGATGATGCTGCGTTGTGATTAA